From one Bradysia coprophila strain Holo2 unplaced genomic scaffold, BU_Bcop_v1 contig_248, whole genome shotgun sequence genomic stretch:
- the LOC119078346 gene encoding putative leucine-rich repeat-containing protein DDB_G0290503: MEFNDEIEDDGSTENDRNQENVQHVVVLKQSKTTPQQIQTITESFEEICGKKLSKQDLNLFWDKLTTELNNVGPPFRTSDEWRRVWIMHKANKKRKYTGSNQGQQDSSKLNVVNAESSHVEDRGPSELILEKLNHIIDQQNNQDGHFDLIYGKLNHIEEKQNEFVNQTGDTLQREHFAGVQRSNINDGPLDNVLYKLDTILDKLNDFVNEGSRFDLIPGKTNHIVEKQNEFVDQTGDTLQRGHFAGVQRSNINDNVLYKLDTILDKLNDFVNEGSRFDLIPGKTNHIVEKQNEFVDQTGDTLQRGHFAGVQRSNINDNVLYKLDTILDKLNDFVNEGSRFDLIPGKTNHIVEKQNEFVDQTGDTLQRGHFAGVQRSNINDNVLYKLDTILDKLNDFVNQGGRFDLIFGKLNHIVEKQNEVIKLQRELIAGVQRSNINDGPMDNILYKLDPILDKISKILDQQSENKK, encoded by the exons atggaattcaacGACGAAATTGAGGACGATGGCTCCACAGAGAATGATCGAAATCAAGAAAACGTACAGCACGTCGTCGTTTTGAAACAAAGTAAAACCACACCGCAACAAATACAAACAATTACCGAATCGTTTGAAG AAATTTGTGGGAAAAAATTGAGCAAACAAGACCTAAATCTTTTTTGGGATAAATTGACAACTGAATTGAACAACGTTGGTCCCCCATTCCGTACCAGTGATGAATGGCGAAGGGTATGGATCATGCACAAAGCAAACAAGAAGCGCAAGTACACCGGATCCAATCAAG GCCAACAGGATTCGTCGAAACTTAATGTTGTCAATGCTGAGAGTTCACACGTTGAAGACCGTGGTCCGTCTGAActcattttggaaaaattgaatcacATTATCGACCAGCAAAACAATCAGGACGGTCATTTCGATCTAATTTATGGCAAACTGAATCACATTGAGGAGAAGCAAAACGAATTCGTCAATCAAACCGGTGACACAT TGCAACGGGAGCATTTCGCTGGAGTTCAGCGTTCGAATATCAATGACGGTCCGTTGGACAACGTTCTGTACAAATTGGACACAATTCTTGACAAACTGAACGATTTCGTGAATGAAGGCAGTCGCTTCGATCTAATTCCCGGCAAAACTAATCACATTGTGGAGAAGCAAAACGAATTCGTCGATCAAACCGGTGACACAT TGCAACGGGGGCATTTCGCTGGAGTTCAGCGTTCGAATATCAATGACAACGTTCTGTACAAATTGGACACAATTCTTGACAAACTGAACGATTTCGTGAATGAAGGCAGTCGCTTCGATCTAATTCCCGGCAAAACTAATCACATTGTGGAGAAGCAAAACGAATTCGTCGATCAAACCGGTGACACAT TGCAACGGGGGCATTTCGCTGGAGTTCAGCGTTCGAATATCAATGACAACGTTCTGTACAAATTGGACACAATTCTTGACAAACTGAACGATTTCGTGAATGAAGGCAGTCGCTTCGATCTAATTCCCGGCAAAACTAATCACATTGTGGAGAAGCAAAACGAATTCGTCGATCAAACCGGTGACACAT TGCAACGGGGGCATTTCGCTGGAGTTCAGCGTTCGAATATCAATGACAACGTTCTGTACAAATTGGACACAATTCTTGACAAACTGAACGATTTCGTGAATCAAGGCGGTCGCTTCGATCTTATTTTCGGCAAGCTTAATCACATTGTGGAGAAGCAAAACGAAGTTATCAAAT TGCAACGGGAACTTATCGCTGGTGTTCAGCGTTCGAATATCAATGACGGTCCGATGGACAACATTCTGTACAAATTGGATCCAATTCTTGACAAAATCAGTAAAATTCTCGACCAGCAATCCGagaataaaaagtaa